In Labilibaculum sp. DW002, one DNA window encodes the following:
- a CDS encoding sugar kinase translates to MSRVITFGEIMLRLATPGYARFSQVDTFNATYGGGEANVAVSLANYGIDVDFVSRLPRNDIGRACMMDLRKYGVGVDNITWGGDRLGIYFLETGAVSRGSKVVYDRAHSAISEIESGMIDWDKVFTGATWFHWTGITPAISQGAADVCLEAIKEANKRGITVSTDLNYRKNLWKYGKTAEEVMPELVAGCDVILGNEEDAAKVLGISPEGLDVTGGHVEADAYLSVSQQIVKQFPRCKKVITTLRGSISANHNSWTGVLYDGETLFKANNTYQITDIVDRVGGGDSFMGGLVYGLLTWPGRDQKALNFAVAASCLKHTIYGDYNQVTVEDVAKLMDGDASGRVAR, encoded by the coding sequence ATGAGCAGAGTAATTACTTTCGGAGAAATCATGTTGAGGCTTGCAACTCCGGGTTATGCCAGATTTTCTCAAGTTGACACTTTTAACGCTACTTATGGTGGTGGTGAGGCTAATGTGGCCGTATCGCTAGCAAATTATGGTATTGATGTCGATTTTGTAAGCCGTCTTCCTAGGAATGACATTGGACGAGCTTGCATGATGGATTTGAGAAAATATGGAGTTGGGGTTGACAACATAACTTGGGGTGGCGATCGTTTGGGTATTTACTTTTTGGAAACAGGAGCCGTTAGTCGTGGTTCTAAGGTAGTTTACGATCGAGCTCATTCTGCTATTTCTGAAATTGAGAGCGGAATGATCGACTGGGATAAAGTGTTCACAGGAGCAACTTGGTTTCACTGGACAGGAATTACTCCTGCTATTTCTCAAGGAGCAGCAGATGTTTGTTTGGAAGCTATTAAAGAAGCAAACAAAAGAGGTATTACCGTTTCTACTGATTTGAATTACAGAAAAAATCTATGGAAATATGGTAAAACAGCTGAAGAAGTAATGCCAGAATTGGTTGCTGGTTGCGATGTAATTTTAGGTAACGAAGAAGATGCTGCAAAAGTTTTGGGAATTAGTCCTGAAGGCCTTGATGTTACCGGTGGACATGTAGAAGCTGATGCTTACCTTTCTGTTTCTCAGCAAATCGTAAAGCAATTCCCTCGTTGCAAAAAGGTAATTACCACTTTGCGTGGATCAATCAGTGCAAACCACAACTCGTGGACTGGTGTTCTTTACGACGGAGAAACCCTTTTCAAAGCAAACAACACTTACCAAATTACCGATATTGTTGACCGTGTTGGTGGTGGCGATTCATTTATGGGAGGATTGGTTTATGGACTACTAACCTGGCCTGGCAGAGATCAAAAAGCCTTAAATTTTGCCGTTGCAGCATCTTGCTTAAAGCACACCATTTATGGCGATTACAATCAAGTTACTGTAGAGGACGTTGCTAAATTAATGGATGGTGATGCTTCAGGACGTGTAGCGCGATAA
- a CDS encoding bifunctional 4-hydroxy-2-oxoglutarate aldolase/2-dehydro-3-deoxy-phosphogluconate aldolase, protein MACYKGGARLFEFVNRGDFAHEVFGALIKWSAKECPEMILGAGSIIDPGTTSLYIQLGSNFIVSPVLNAEMAKVCNRRKVAWSPGCGSLTEISYAEELGAEVVKIFPGAQVGGPDFVKAVKGPFPWSSIMPTGGVKPEKENLSQWFNAGVHCVGMGSQLMIKNTDGSFNYEAIKEATASAIAIINEIKK, encoded by the coding sequence ATGGCTTGTTACAAAGGTGGTGCAAGATTATTCGAATTTGTAAACCGTGGTGATTTTGCTCACGAAGTATTTGGAGCGCTCATCAAATGGTCAGCAAAAGAATGTCCTGAAATGATTTTAGGTGCAGGTTCGATTATTGATCCCGGAACTACGTCTTTATACATTCAGTTGGGAAGTAACTTTATTGTTTCGCCCGTTTTAAATGCTGAAATGGCAAAAGTTTGCAACCGCAGAAAGGTTGCTTGGTCGCCAGGATGTGGTTCACTAACAGAGATTTCTTACGCAGAGGAATTAGGTGCCGAAGTGGTAAAGATTTTCCCTGGAGCACAAGTTGGAGGTCCTGATTTTGTGAAAGCCGTTAAAGGTCCTTTCCCTTGGTCATCGATTATGCCAACAGGTGGTGTTAAGCCCGAAAAGGAGAACTTAAGCCAATGGTTCAATGCAGGTGTTCACTGTGTTGGAATGGGCTCACAGCTAATGATTAAGAATACAGATGGTTCTTTCAATTACGAAGCTATTAAAGAAGCAACTGCAAGTGCAATTGCAATTATAAACGAGATAAAAAAATAG